From the Pseudomonas sp. VD-NE ins genome, the window CGCAAGCTAAACGCAAACAAAGGCTGAAACGTCAGGGTGGAGCCGTAAGTGCCCCGCCCTACCCTGAGCGCTTGGTTCCGTGCCGAGCGCTCTCGCCCACTGCGAATGACTCGCATAAATCGCATTCTCCGAAATCCTGAGATTCCCGCCATTGGTGAAGTGGAGGTTTCAGCGCCGTTGGGGCTGGAAGACTTGTTCTCGGCGGTGGTACGCCCGACCGATCGATTCAAATCCGAAAAGTCCCACCTGTTTCT encodes:
- a CDS encoding nucleotidyltransferase family protein, whose translation is MTRINRILRNPEIPAIGEVEVSAPLGLEDLFSAVVRPTDRFKSEKSHLFLDRMRSKAWREIWPELTFVTQQ